A genomic region of Roseateles amylovorans contains the following coding sequences:
- a CDS encoding RNA polymerase sigma factor — protein MATDKELNEFLRTVDKRAFKRTVYLVRDEDAALDIVQDAMIRLAEKYFDRPAAELPLLFQRILSNATMDWFRRQKTRNAVFSNLSDFEGGDPGEDFDLLETLETQEGAMGALSAADEVSRTQVLGLIEVEVAALPARQREAFLLRYWEELDVAETAAVMGCSEGSVKTHCSRAVHALAKTLKAKGITL, from the coding sequence TTGGCCACAGACAAAGAACTCAACGAATTTCTCAGAACGGTGGACAAGCGCGCCTTCAAGCGCACCGTCTATCTGGTGCGAGACGAGGACGCGGCGCTGGACATTGTCCAGGACGCCATGATTCGCTTGGCCGAGAAGTATTTCGACCGCCCGGCGGCCGAGCTGCCGCTGTTGTTCCAGCGGATTCTGTCGAACGCGACCATGGACTGGTTCCGCCGGCAGAAGACACGCAATGCGGTGTTCAGCAACCTGTCGGATTTCGAAGGCGGCGACCCGGGCGAGGATTTCGACCTGCTGGAAACCCTCGAAACCCAGGAGGGCGCGATGGGCGCCCTCTCTGCGGCGGACGAGGTTTCCCGCACCCAAGTGCTCGGATTGATCGAAGTTGAGGTCGCCGCACTGCCGGCGCGTCAACGAGAAGCCTTTTTGCTGCGTTATTGGGAAGAACTCGACGTCGCGGAGACGGCCGCTGTCATGGGTTGCTCGGAGGGAAGTGTCAAGACACACTGCTCGCGGGCGGTGCATGCACTGGCCAAAACGCTCAAAGCCAAGGGAATCACGCTATGA
- a CDS encoding DUF3619 family protein — MNKNSPPTQLHQELDARVARFGLRVAAGLTEHSDSLAGDIQERLRFAREQALAKAQLARAAQPATQTTAHATGGGTLALGGGEKTPRWLKAAALLPLALLLGGLLLIQHSQWYEQIRSAAELDTEMLSKPLPPAAYSDPGFREYLSENPNDPNNPVDANAEESKE, encoded by the coding sequence ATGAACAAGAACTCGCCTCCGACGCAGCTCCACCAGGAGTTGGACGCGCGCGTGGCCCGTTTCGGCCTGCGGGTAGCCGCCGGACTGACCGAACACAGCGACTCCCTGGCGGGCGACATCCAGGAGCGCCTGCGCTTCGCGCGTGAGCAAGCGCTCGCGAAGGCGCAACTGGCCCGCGCCGCCCAACCCGCGACCCAGACCACGGCCCACGCCACCGGCGGCGGCACCCTGGCCCTGGGCGGCGGCGAAAAGACACCGCGCTGGCTCAAGGCCGCCGCCCTGCTGCCGCTGGCGCTGCTGCTGGGCGGGCTGCTGCTGATCCAGCACAGCCAGTGGTATGAGCAGATCCGCAGCGCCGCAGAGCTCGACACCGAAATGCTGTCCAAGCCGCTCCCGCCGGCCGCCTACAGCGATCCGGGCTTCCGCGAATACCTGAGCGAGAACCCGAACGACCCGAACAATCCGGTCGACGCCAACGCGGAAGAGTCCAAAGAGTGA